The proteins below come from a single Drosophila miranda strain MSH22 chromosome Y unlocalized genomic scaffold, D.miranda_PacBio2.1 Contig_Y1_pilon, whole genome shotgun sequence genomic window:
- the LOC117189390 gene encoding uncharacterized protein LOC117189390, which produces MRLFVLGLLALGSVQAFSVVRTIQPRPNPQLVAYAPTRGEFPVASGLAQGYVRYLDGTGAERLLAYNYPEPLHGIRASPSLLRSGLAEEQQDTALFRAWCEQRYNVMRLELERLRAQGLKPSPQMMAQFEPLEQIVKFSAFDAVPGLSPEVQRARDEQLRIWNEARLETHYTDFKPQENIVQVKTAQKEAIPVIYGQQQQYQIKSSNPLVATKTIETPQTHSYGQFAPSPQNPFLLKAATIPVYTGPTNESPHPVEETPEVKLAREEHLKQFNETPEVKLARKEHLKQFNEALLRQPANKPILKSTLVLQQNLFTPSHASIKTIQTPQPVEETPEMKLAREEHLKQFNEAILRQPIDVQQQPLIPIAPFAPFPNLKAGLVQGPQPIQETPEVIRAREQHLILLGQAKLKAEDKVADIEDLIRLEELDRDNEKLREKERQEMEQKEAALEQLREQERLSQETRLLETERLKIEEEDRQRLYSEREAEQQELKSTNYETETPTDSSLPIFLYVGVVADAAQGNIKILASQPAPAPAQPQGQTISQQQSVQNGFFLRIETNQPNAIQSSTAPISGPSIVYTDKGLGNPFLVRYTEQLQQPLQVLPSSSVPIESTGVSELELATREHLRAHEIALEQLRLANLGNPWNPDCDH; this is translated from the coding sequence ATGCGTTTGTTCGTACTCGGCCTGCTGGCCCTGGGCTCGGTCCAGGCCTTCTCCGTTGTGAGAACCATCCAACCCCGGCCAAATCCTCAGCTGGTGGCCTATGCACCGACCCGTGGCGAGTTTCCTGTGGCAAGTGGCCTAGCCCAGGGCTATGTCCGCTATCTGGACGGCACGGGAGCGGAGCGCCTGCTGGCCTACAACTATCCCGAGCCGCTGCACGGCATCCGTGCCAGCCCCAGCCTTTTGCGATCTGGTCTGGCGGAAGAGCAGCAGGACACTGCCCTCTTTCGGGCCTGGTGCGAGCAGCGCTACAACGTCATGCGCCTCGAACTGGAGCGCCTGCGCGCCCAAGGACTGAAGCCCTCGCCCCAAATGATGGCCCAGTTCGAGCCCCTCGAGCAGATCGTCAAGTTCTCGGCCTTTGATGCAGTGCCTGGTCTCAGTCCGGAGGTACAGCGTGCCCGTGACGAGCAGTTGCGTATCTGGAACGAAGCGCGGCTGGAGACTCACTACACAGACTTCAAGCCCCAAGAGAACATCGTCCAGGTGAAGACTGCCCAAAAGGAGGCGATCCCAGTGATCTAcggccagcagcaacagtacCAGATCAAGAGCTCCAACCCTCTGGTGGCCACGAAGACTATTGAGACACCGCAGACGCACTCCTATGGACAGTTTGCTCCTAGTCCGCAGAACCCGTTCCTGTTGAAGGCTGCTACGATTCCCGTATACACTGGCCCCACCAACGAATCACCCCATCCCGTGGAGGAAACCCCAGAGGTGAAGCTGGCCCGCGAGGAGCATCTCAAGCAGTTCAACGAGACCCCGGAGGTGAAGCTGGCCCGGAAAGAGCATCTCAAGCAGTTCAACGAAGCTCTGCTCCGCCAACCTGCCAATAAACCCATCCTTAAGTCCACACTAGTACTGCAGCAGAATCTTTTCACTCCTTCCCATGCGAGCATTAAGACCATTCAGACACCTCAACCTGTGGAGGAGACTCCGGAGATGAAGCTGGCCCGGGAAGAGCATCTCAAGCAGTTCAACGAGGCCATTCTCAGACAACCCATTGATGTTCAGCAGCAGCCGCTGATCCCGATTGCGCCCTTTGCTCCTTTCCCCAATTTGAAGGCTGGCCTCGTCCAGGGTCCCCAGCCAATCCAGGAAACTCCCGAAGTTATTCGGGCCCGCGAGCAGCACCTCATTCTGCTTGGCCAGGCCAAGCTGAAGGCCGAGGACAAGGTGGCCGATATCGAGGACCTGATTCGCCTCGAGGAGCTCGATCGGGACAACGAGAAGCTGCGGGAAAAGGAGCGACAAGAGATGGAGCAGAAGGAGGCTGCACTGGAGCAATTGCGGGAACAAGAGCGCCTCAGCCAGGAGACGCGCCTCCTCGAGACCGAACGTCTCAAGATCGAGGAAGAAGACCGCCAGCGGCTGTACTCTGAGCGGGAGGCCGAGCAGCAGGAGCTGAAAAGCACCAACTACGAGACGGAGACTCCCACCGACAGCTCCCTTCCCATCTTCCTGTATGTCGGTGTCGTTGCCGATGCCGCGCAGGGTAACATCAAGATCCTGGCCTCCCAGccagctcctgctccagcACAGCCGCAAGGACAGACCATCAGCCAGCAGCAGTCGGTCCAGAACGGATTCTTCCTGCGCATCGAAACGAATCAGCCCAATGCCATCCAGAGCTCCACGGCACCAATCAGTGGTCCATCGATTGTCTATACGGACAAGGGACTAGGAAATCCCTTCCTGGTTCGCTACACcgaacagttgcagcagccaCTCCAGGTCCTCCCATCCTCCTCGGTTCCTATCGAGAGTACTGGAGTCAGCGAACTGGAGCTGGCCACCCGGGAACACCTGCGTGCCCATGAGATCGCGCTGGAGCAGCTGCGTCTGGCCAATCTGGGGAATCCCTGGAACCCCGATTGTGACCACTGA